In Deltaproteobacteria bacterium, the following proteins share a genomic window:
- the ribD gene encoding bifunctional diaminohydroxyphosphoribosylaminopyrimidine deaminase/5-amino-6-(5-phosphoribosylamino)uracil reductase RibD — MALSPKDRQYMRRALILARKGMRKVSPNPMVGAVIVRAQEVIAEGYHRRFGADHAEIDAIKRAMGGIKGATIYVNLEPCCHWGKTPPCADVLIKEGIRRVVIGTLDPNPLVNGKGAEILREHGVEVEVGILEKEARRLNEVYFKYIRTGLPFVTIKYAQSLDGRIATSQGDSRWISSERSRRFAHRLRAQHDAVMVGIGTALADDPLLTVRWTKGKNPLRIVLDSQLRIPLNAQVLREGGDTLIVTTDRHNKEKCKKIKKMGKEVLVTQRGEDGWVELKSLLKALAARGIPSILVEGGRKVITSLLKEGLADRMVIITAPLILGKGVEGINDLGINDLKKAIRPSSYKVRRMGADMVFDLRL; from the coding sequence TGAGTCCCAATCCCATGGTAGGGGCAGTGATCGTCCGGGCACAAGAGGTCATCGCCGAGGGATATCACCGGAGGTTTGGGGCCGATCATGCCGAGATAGACGCCATCAAGAGGGCAATGGGGGGGATAAAAGGGGCCACCATCTATGTCAATTTGGAGCCCTGCTGCCACTGGGGGAAGACTCCCCCCTGCGCAGATGTCTTGATAAAGGAAGGGATCAGAAGGGTAGTGATAGGAACCCTCGACCCCAACCCATTGGTAAACGGGAAGGGGGCGGAGATCCTGAGGGAACATGGTGTAGAGGTAGAGGTGGGGATCTTGGAGAAAGAGGCGCGCAGACTAAATGAGGTCTATTTTAAGTACATCCGTACAGGCCTCCCCTTTGTCACGATAAAATATGCCCAGTCCCTCGACGGCAGGATCGCCACCTCCCAGGGTGACTCCCGCTGGATCAGCTCGGAGAGGTCCAGGAGGTTTGCCCACCGCTTGCGGGCCCAGCACGATGCGGTCATGGTCGGGATAGGGACTGCGCTGGCGGACGACCCCCTGCTCACCGTGAGATGGACCAAGGGGAAAAACCCCCTGCGCATTGTCCTCGACAGCCAACTGCGCATCCCCCTGAACGCCCAAGTGCTCCGCGAGGGCGGAGATACCCTCATCGTCACCACTGACCGGCACAATAAAGAGAAATGTAAAAAGATCAAAAAAATGGGGAAAGAGGTCCTAGTAACTCAAAGGGGCGAAGACGGGTGGGTGGAGTTGAAATCCCTGCTGAAGGCATTGGCTGCTAGGGGTATACCTTCGATCCTGGTAGAGGGGGGAAGGAAGGTCATTACCTCCCTTTTGAAAGAAGGGTTGGCCGACAGGATGGTGATCATCACCGCCCCCCTTATCCTGGGGAAAGGGGTGGAGGGGATCAACGACCTAGGGATCAACGACCTAAAAAAGGCCATCAGACCATCCTCCTATAAGGTGAGACGCATGGGGGCGGATATGGTCTTTGACCTGAGATTATAG